The Posidoniimonas polymericola DNA window GTCCGGCACTAGTGAGGACCGCTTCCAGGTTGTCGAAAACCCGCTTGGCCTGCTCCCCGACATGGCCTTCGATGAGCTTGCCTGTTGCTGGATCGAGCGGGGCTTGGCCGGACAGGTACAGGATTTCACCGGCCCACACTCCTTGCGAGTAAGGACCGACGGCCTCGGGAGCCTCGTTGCTGTGGACAGTTCGGAGCGTCACGGAGTTTCGTTCTCCTTGCAGATTCAACTGGACGGGGATACTGGTCGAGAGGTGCCGTGGTCCGCCCTCTAAGACCCTCTACGACGGCTGAGCTTC harbors:
- a CDS encoding RidA family protein, encoding MTLRTVHSNEAPEAVGPYSQGVWAGEILYLSGQAPLDPATGKLIEGHVGEQAKRVFDNLEAVLTSAGLAMNHVVKCNVYLVSMDDFQAMNEVYAQRFTAPFPARSTVGVAELPLGARVEIEMIARRPEQ